Proteins from one Setaria italica strain Yugu1 chromosome V, Setaria_italica_v2.0, whole genome shotgun sequence genomic window:
- the LOC101759351 gene encoding gallate 1-beta-glucosyltransferase — MSSGQPPSPPPPLPHVLLVSAPFQGHVNPLLVLGRRLASEGLLVTFSTAPHAGLKFKHGEEDDAAADGAGRGALRFEHMRGEGLWAPDDPRYRATDDVARHLDDVAPAALAEIIRRQADAGRPVTCVVANAFAPWALRTAGAVGVPGAMLWTQSCTVLSLYYHYFHSLAAFPSGDAGPDAPVDVPGLPALTARDLPALIHAPEELVWRQAMLSDIASLRETASWVLVNTFDELEHAAIQALRAHLPVLPVGPLFETEDGGGGHDVCTAWLDAQPPRSAVFVAFGSLVNLSRDEMAEVAGGLASTERPFLWVVRDDSRDLLPAAAAASGDSNTRGKVVPWCEQRRVLSHRAVGCFLTHCGWNSTTEALAAGVPVVTYPVWSDQRTNAALLVDACGVGVRLPAPTTRDALRQCIEAVMKGTLEGEDIRARAEEWKGKASAAVADGGSSCRATREFVGAVVSIGAGN; from the coding sequence ATGTCGTCAGGtcagccgccgtcgccgccgccgccgctgccccatGTCCTCCTCGTCTCTGCGCCTTTTCAGGGCCACGTCAACCCGCTCCTCGTCCTCGGCCGGCGCCTCGCCTCCGAGGGCCTCCTCGTCACCTTCTCCACGGCCCCTCATGCGGGCCTCAAGTTCAAgcacggcgaggaggacgacgcggccgccgacggcgccgggcgcggcgcgcTCCGGTTCGAGCACATGCGTGGCGAGGGGCTGTGGGCCCCTGACGACCCGCGGTACCGCGCCACCGACGACGTGGCGCGCCACCTCGACGACGTGGCCCCCGCGGCGCTCGCGGAGATCATCCGCCGCCAGGCCGACGCCGGGCGCCCTGTCACGTGCGTCGTGGCCAACGCCTTCGCCCCGTGGGCGCTCCGCACCGCGGGGGCCGTGGGTGTCCCGGGCGCCATGCTGTGGACGCAGTCCTGCACCGTCCTGTCACTCTACTACCACTACTTCCACTCGCTCGCGGCGTTCCCCTCGGGGGACGCCGGGCCGGACGCGCCGGTCGACGTCCCCGGGCTGCCCGCGCTGACCGCCCGCGATCTCCCGGCCCTCATTCACGCGCCGGAGGAGCTCGTCTGGCGCCAGGCGATGTTGTCGGACATCGCCAGCCTCCGCGAGACGGCGTCGTGGGTGCTCGTCAACACCTTCGACGAGCTCGAGCACGCGGCCATCCAAGCGCTTCGTGCGCACCTGCCAGTCTTGCCGGTCGGCCCGCTCTTCGAgacggaggacggcggcggcggccacgacgtATGCACGGCGTGGCTCGACGCGCAGCCACCGCGATCGGCGGTGTTCGTAGCGTTCGGCAGCCTCGTGAACCTCAGCCGCGACGAgatggcggaggtggcgggcggGCTGGCGTCCACGGAGCGGCCGTTCCTGTGGGTCGTGCGCGACGACAGCCGCGAcctcctcccggccgccgccgccgcgagcggcGATAGTAACACCAGGGGCAAGGTGGTGCCGTGGTGCGAGCAGCGGCGCGTGCTCTCGCACCGCGCCGTCGGGTGCTTCttgacgcactgcgggtggaactcgaccACGGAGGCGCTCGCGGCCGGGGTGCCCGTCGTCACGTACCCTGTGTGGTCCGACCAGCGCACCAACGCCGCGCTCCTGGTGGACGCGTGCGGCGTCGGGGTCCGGCTCCCGGCGCCCACCACGCGCGACGCGCTGCGCCAGTGCATCGAGGCGGTCATGAAGGGTACACTGGAGGGGGAGGACATACGGGCAAGGGCCGAGGAGTGGAAGGGCAAGGCGAGCGCGGCGGTGGCCGACGGCGGGTCGTCGTGCAGGGCCACACGGGAGTTCGTTGGCGCTGTAGTGTCCATTGGAGCTGGTAACTGA